One Ogataea parapolymorpha DL-1 chromosome VI, whole genome shotgun sequence DNA window includes the following coding sequences:
- a CDS encoding N amino acid transport system protein has translation MSFKEPNTKVESSLDNEAASTSSAASLEEFLKLELADQEGARIRYRTCSWEKTAALLFSEYVCLAVMSFPWSFSVLGVVPGILCTVFVSLCVLYTSLTLWRFCLKHPQVQDICDIGQHLLWGHRWAWWFTAVCFILNNTFIQGLHVLTGAKYLNTITNHAVCTVDFCVVAAVICFVFSLPRTFSGLSFMGWFSAATMFVAIVLSMVFAGVQDHPGGWDGTTGVTWRLWPAPGTTYVQGMNAVLNIVYTFVGQITYPSFIAEMKNPRDFNKAVYAVTIAEIVLYVLTGTIVYVYVGDAYITAPAFGSLAPVYKKIAFSFAVPTLIFLGLLYASVSARFVFFRIYDKHSQHRRDHTVVGWAVWTGLLAATWVVAFVIAEVIPFFSDLLSLMSSLFDCWFGFVYWGLAYFHVRDVRGGLWDKVQVVLNVGLIVLGFYILGPGVYAVVQSIIDSYRAGEVGGVFGCADNGL, from the coding sequence ATGTCTTTTAAGGAACCGAACACAAAGGTAGAGTCCAGTCTCGATAATGAGGCTGCCTCCACGAGCAGTGCGGCGAGTCTCGAGGAGTTTTTAAAGTTAGAGCTTGCGGATCAGGAGGGGGCTAGGATCCGGTACAGAACGTGCTCGTGGGAGAAGACAGCGGCCCTGCTGTTCTCAGAGTATGTTTGTCTTGCAGTGATGAGCTTTCCCTGGTCGTTTTCTGTGCTCGGAGTGGTGCCAGGAATTCTGTGCACGGTGTTTGTGTCGTTGTGCGTGCTGTACACCTCGCTTACGCTATGGCGATTCTGCTTGAAGCACCCACAGGTCCAGGATATCTGCGACATAGGACAGCACCTGCTGTGGGGCCACCGTTGGGCCTGGTGGTTTACGGCGGTGTGTTTTATTCTGAACAACACCTTCATTCAGGGGCTGCACGTGCTGACGGGGGCCAAGTACTTAAACACGATAACCAACCACGCAGTGTGCACTGTGGATTTCTGTGTGGTTGCGGCGGTGATCTGCTTTGTGTTCTCCCTACCACGGACATTTTCTGGGCTGTCGTTCATGGGCTGGTTTTCGGCAGCAACCATGTTTGTGGCTATCGTGCTGAGCATGGTTTTTGCCGGTGTCCAGGATCACCCTGGCGGCTGGGATGGGACCACCGGCGTGACGTGGCGGCTGTGGCCAGCTCCAGGAACGACATACGTCCAGGGAATGAACGCTGTGCTGAATATTGTGTACACATTCGTGGGACAAATCACGTATCCGTCGTTTATTGCAGAGATGAAGAATCCAAGAGATTTCAACAAAGCGGTCTACGCAGTCACGATCGCAGAGATTGTGCTATACGTGCTAACAGGCACGATCGTGTACGTTTACGTGGGTGACGCATACATCACGGCGCCGGCATTTGGATCGCTGGCCCCAGTGTACAAGAAAATTGCTTTTTCGTTTGCAGTGCCGACGCTTATCTTCCTGGGTCTGCTGTATGCCAGCGTCTCTGCGCGGTTTGTGTTTTTCCGTATTTATGACAAGCACAGCCAGCACAGGCGTGACCACACAGTGGTAGGATGGGCAGTGTGGACGGGGCTGTTGGCGGCAACGTGGGTGGTTGCGTTTGTGATTGCGGAGGTGATTCCATTCTTCAGCGATTTGCTCTCTTTGATGAGCTCTCTATTTGACTGCTGGTTTGGTTTTGTCTACTGGGGACTCGCATATTTCCATGTTCGGGATGTGCGTGGCGGCCTGTGGGACAAGGTCCAAGTCGTGCTCAATGTCGGGCTGATTGTGCTCGGGTTCTACATTTTGGGTCCTGGTGTGTACGCTGTGGTCCAGAGTATCATTGACTCGTACCGTGCAGGCGAAGTCGGTGGTGTGTTCGGCTGTGCAGATAATGGCCTGTAG
- a CDS encoding Dihydrodipicolinate synthase/N-acetylneuraminate lyase, with amino-acid sequence MTNTVPGTPEPPQPGVYTPVPTFFKKDLVTIDFETQIAHAKYLRDNGIKGLVLMGSTGEAAHLTRTERVSIIEAIHKNLPGFPILAGVAQNCLEEVLHEIDAVKEAGASYALVLSSSYYGPGIKQAAIEQFYTEVANKSSLPIMIYVYPGVTNNIVVEPETIVKLSRHPNIVGTKISHGDVAHHTMIAMSPVTKENNFYTFTGLGQILLPVLMVGGMGTVDALSGAFPKLYVKIFELFQAKQYDQAAKLQFIATRAEELVVRFGVVGIKKMISIKGFGETYLGRMPLNQDVDHSYWAQFKQNISEIVDAESVL; translated from the coding sequence ATGACCAATACCGTCCCAGGAACACCTGAACCACCACAACCTGGAGTTTATACTCCGGTCCCTACatttttcaagaaggacCTTGTTACAATAGATTTTGAGACCCAGATTGCCCACGCTAAGTATTTAAGAGACAATGGTATCAAAGGTTTGGTTTTGATGGGAAGCACTGGTGAAGCAGCTCATTTAACAAGAACAGAGAGAGTTTCGATAATTGAGGCCATCCACAAAAATCTACCTGGATTTCCAATTCTTGCAGGAGTGGCTCAAAACTGTTTGGAGGAAGTGCTCCACGAAATTGACGCAGTCAAAGAAGCCGGGGCATCCTATGCGCTTGTCCTGAGCTCCAGCTATTATGGTCCAGGAATCAAACAAGCTGCTATTGAACAATTTTACACTGAGGTTGCAAATAAATCTAGTCTGCCAATCATGATATATGTTTATCCTGGGGTCACCAATAATATTGTGGTGGAGCCAGAAACTATAGTCAAGCTTTCGAGACATCCAAACATTGTTGGTACCAAGATATCACACGGAGATGTCGCACACCACACAATGATTGCAATGTCACCGGTCACTAAAGAGAACAATTTCTACACTTTCACCGGATTAGGGCAAATACTCCTTCCAGTTCTTATGGTGGGAGGAATGGGTACAGTTGATGCACTATCCGGAGCATTCCCGAAGCTATATGTTAAAATTTTTGAGCTGTTTCAGGCTAAACAGTATGATCAAGCAGCAAAGCTTCAGTTTATTGCTACAAGAGCAGAAGAGCTGGTGGTTAGATTTGGTGTCGTAGGTATTAAGAAAATGATCAGTATCAAAGGGTTTGGAGAAACCTATCTTGGAAGAATGCCACTCAATCAGGACGTTGATCACAGTTACTGGGCACAGTTCAAACAGAATATCTCGGAAATTGTGGACGCAGAAAGTGTTTTGTAA
- a CDS encoding ribonuclease HI — MVLQKPAPPTRQVYTIYTDGACSFNHDPSRAKAGYGVFFGDGDPRNTAAPLAGPVQTNNRAELSAIKQALETILEEFEFGNGEQYQILTDSEYCVKCILVWSKTWQKNGWKNSKKQPVANRDLIEAILGLIDRINEEYARHGFGRLTVDWVRGHANNHGNEMADALAREGATMEWK, encoded by the coding sequence ATGGTCTTGCAGAAACCGGCACCCCCCACACGTCAGGTGTACACGATCTACACGGACGGTGCGTGCAGTTTCAACCACGATCCGTCGCGTGCGAAGGCTGGGTACGGCGTGTTTTTTGGGGACGGCGACCCGCGCAACACGGCCGCGCCATTGGCGGGGCCTGTCCAGACAAACAATCGCGCAGAGCTGAGTGCCATCAAGCAGGCTCTGGAAACCATActggaggagtttgagtTTGGCAACGGCGAGCAGTACCAGATTCTCACGGACTCGGAGTATTGCGTGAAATGTATTTTGGTGTGGTCGAAGACGTGGCAGAAGAACGGCTGGAAAAACTCGAAAAAACAGCCTGTGGCCAACCGCGACCTGATCGAGGCGATCCTTGGCCTAATAGACCGGATTAATGAGGAATACGCTCGACATGGTTTTGGCAGACTGACCGTGGACTGGGTGCGTGGGCACGCAAATAATCACGGCAACGAGATGGCGGACGCTCTGGCCCGTGAGGGGGCCACCATGGAATGGAAGTAG
- a CDS encoding Urea active transporter — MSIDTSNGQFIIFSQGVGYGIVIGVGAVFAVTMALISWLLSRYMNEVQDSEMLSTAKRSIKSGLIASAVVSSWTIASTLLLSTTTTYNLGISAAWWYGGGACVQIIIFATMAIELKRKAPNAHTFQEIIKVRFGTVGHLTMCFYSLAQQVVYTANLLINGASVFSNMTGMSKEATCVLLPVFVIVYTLIGGIKATFLTDWTHVVIIFVIMMTFMFKVYATSDLLGSPEKVWELLNEAAKTYPVAENLDGSYLTFTSVNSGLFGLILLGAGWAAAVDSQLFQKAIAANPAGALTGYTLGGLCWFTLPYALATTMGLACRALEQTSNFPVPGGLTEQQLSNGLVLPISAYAIMGKGGAIAILLMVFMAITAAYSSETVAVSSLLTYDIYKSYINPKADGKRLVLVTHLSVIIFSAVAIGLAIGLGQANFDVSFITTASGIIVNVCVIPMICTLFWKKLSTFAFVASSTLSTCISLAIWIGYSYSASKSVTITTLSTYRALAAGNTAAIFVPIIFVPLFTYLKPADFDWNKWKTEIKQVDDSEFDKEQGLTNVLSGEDLTEIVLTKEQEEDAMMKRKRNYGIGLAVFFVLFFLVLFPMPLYGSHYIFTKTFFRGYIVVTFLWVFFSVSIVTVYPVVESWNGIKTLFKNIFTRKRSPVLYSEQILSQVTSRRAEAENKEEAVVNISTVN; from the coding sequence ATGAGTATCGACACTTCCAACGGACAGTTCATCATCTTCTCTCAGGGAGTCGGTTACGGAATCGTGATTGGTGTGGGTGCGGTTTTTGCCGTCACCATGGCACTGATTTCGTGGCTGCTCTCTCGCTACATGAATGAGGTCCAGGACTCAGAAATGTTGTCCACCGCTAAGCGGTCCATCAAATCTGGGCTTATAGCCAGCGCAGTGGTTTCCAGTTGGACCATCGCTTCCACTCTGCTTCtttccaccaccaccacgtACAATCTCGGAATATCCGCCGCTTGGTGGTACGGAGGTGGTGCATGTGTCCAGATCATCATCTTTGCCACTATGGCCATCGAGCTGAAGAGAAAGGCGCCTAATGCTCACACTTTCCaggaaatcatcaaggtCAGATTCGGAACCGTTGGCCATCTGACCATGTGCTTCTACTCTCTTGCTCAGCAGGTGGTCTACACGGCAAACTTGCTCATCAACGGTGCTTCTGTGTTTTCCAACATGACAGGCATGAGCAAAGAGGCCACCTGTGTGCTTCTGCCGGTCTTCGTTATTGTCTACACTCTGATCGGTGGTATTAAGGCCACCTTCTTAACCGACTGGACTCACGTGGTGATCATCTTTGTGATCATGATGACGTTTATGTTCAAGGTCTACGCCACGTCTGATCTCTTGGGATCACCAGAAAAAGTCTGGGAGCTTTTAAACGAGGCAGCCAAGACGTACCCTGTGGCCGAGAATCTGGACGGCTCATATCTGACGTTTACCTCGGTGAACAGCGGTCTCTTTGGACTTATTTTGCTTGGAGCCGGATGGGCAGCTGCAGTCGACTCTCAACTGTTCCAGAAAGCCATTGCTGCCAACCCAGCTGGAGCCCTAACGGGATACACTCTCGGAGGTCTGTGCTGGTTCACTTTGCCATATGCATTGGCAACCACCATGGGTCTGGCATGTCGTGCTCTCGAACAAACCAGCAACTTCCCGGTGCCAGGCGGACTCACGGAGCAACAGCTGTCCAACGGTCTGGTTCTACCAATTTCTGCGTACGCGATTATGGGTAAAGGCGGTGCCATAGCGATTTTATTGATGGTTTTCATGGCAATCACCGCCGCTTACTCTTCAGAAACCGTGGCTGTGTCTTCATTGCTCACGTACGACATTTACAAATCTTACATCAATCCAAAAGCAGACGGCAAAAGACTTGTCTTGGTCACGCACTTGAGTGTCATTATTTTCAGTGCGGTGGCTATTGGACTGGCTATTGGACTTGGCCAGGCCAACTTCGACGTGTCGTTCATCACCACTGCCTCCGGTATTATTGTTAATGTCTGCGTTATTCCAATGATCTGCACGCTTTTCTGGAAGAAACTCTCGACCTTTGCGTTTGtcgccagcagcacgctCTCTACCTGTATTTCACTGGCTATCTGGATTGGATACAGTTATTCAGCATCGAAATCCGTGACCATTACCACCTTGTCCACGTATCGGGCTTTGGCTGCTGGTAACACGGCCGCCATTTTTGTGCCAATCATATTTGTGCCGCTGTTCACCTACTTGAAGCCAGCAGACTTCGACTGGAATAAATGGAAGACCGAGATCAAACAGGTCGACGACTCTGAGTTCGACAAAGAGCAAGGCTTGACAAACGTTCTGAGTGGAGAAGACCTCACAGAGATTGTCCTTACCAAagaacaggaagaagacgcCATGATGAAACGCAAGAGAAACTACGGTATAGGTTTGGCTGTTTTCTTTgtcctcttctttttggtgCTCTTCCCAATGCCTCTGTACGGCAGCCACTACATTTTCACAAAGACATTTTTCCGCGGCTACATTGTGGTCACCTTTTTGTGGGTGTTCTTCTCGGTCAGTATTGTCACTGTGTACCCTGTGGTGGAAAGTTGGAACGGAATCAAGACTCTCTTTAAGAACATTTTTACAAGAAAACGGAGCCCCGTGCTGTACTCTGAGCAGATTCTAAGCCAGGTAACAAGCCGCAGGGCGGAGGCTGAGAATAAAGAGGAGGCCGTCGTGAATATTAGTACTGTTAATTAG
- a CDS encoding NCS1 allantoate transporter encodes MKLTVKKWRLPKQKSSCAPDGINTNVDSDVTPLERRTWNVYMIIGFWASDYLSMQTVENPSNSLLMGMTWKTGLSTSMVGMVLIGLPLIFNGAIGAALHVPFPVAVRSSFGYHFSKFAVVTRCITAIFWHSTQTFSGSLAMTACITAIWPSFARIPNKIPASMGITSPQMIGHFVFWSVQFPFLLIPPHKLRWFFILKTIIAAACLVGTAAGMAKMAGNSGDIWNQEYTVHGAERSWLYVKLLNSNVAGWATMATNIADFTRYMNDRSKAQYAQVVVLPAWATFVTMMSLVASSAGKMVYGSYIWSPTEFAEHWTAAGSKGRAASFFVCAAWCISQIGTNLSANVITGANDLVSLFPEYINIRRGAVIITIISGWVLQAWKIENSAAQLVTFISGLSSFLAPITGIIIADYWVIKKQHLDVPALYDPNGRYSYYKGFNWRAALAFLTGNVPCLPGLASEVGNVSLNAGILELWYMSYFYGFLSSFTVYIVANYFWPDKRSQVSETIHYIFEDEEVEEVDIVIEPKLKS; translated from the coding sequence ATGAAGCTGACGGTAAAGAAATGGCGTCTGCCCAAACAGAAATCTTCGTGTGCGCCAGATGGCATCAACACAAACGTCGACAGCGATGTCACTCCGCTAGAAAGACGTACGTGGAACGTGTACATGATTATCGGCTTCTGGGCCTCGGATTACTTATCTATGCAAACCGTTGAGAATCCGTCCAACTCGTTGCTCATGGGAATGACTTGGAAAACAGGTCTGAGCACGTCCATGGTCGGCATGGTGCTTATCGGATTGCCACTGATTTTTAATGGCGCTATTGGGGCCGCTCTCCACGTTCCTTTCCCCGTTGCCGTGCGCTCCTCCTTCGGCTatcatttttcaaaattcgCAGTTGTCACCCGGTGCATCACGGCGATTTTCTGGCATTCAACCCAGACTTTCTCTGGCTCGTTGGCAATGACCGCCTGTATCACGGCAATATGGCCATCTTTTGCCCGGATCCCCAATAAAATCCCAGCTTCCATGGGCATCACCTCGCCACAGATGATTGGCCATTTTGTTTTTTGGTCAGTGCAATTCCCATTCCTACTTATCCCCCCTCATAAACTCAGATGGTTCTTTATCCTGAAAACCATCATAGCCGCCGCCTGTCTAGTCGGGACTGCCGCAGGAATGGCCAAAATGGCCGGCAACTCAGGAGACATTTGGAACCAGGAATATACAGTTCACGGAGCAGAACGCTCGTGGCTGTACGTGAAACTGCTCAACTCTAATGTCGCCGGCTGGGCCACCATGGCTACCAACATAGCCGACTTCACCAGGTACATGAACGACCGTTCCAAGGCACAGTATGCGCAGGTCGTGGTGCTGCCCGCCTGGGCCACGTTTGTGACCATGATGTCTCTGGTGGCCTCTTCCGCCGGTAAAATGGTGTACGGGTCCTACATCTGGTCTCCAACAGAGTTCGCCGAGCACTGGACGGCTGCGGGCTCCAAAGGCCGTGCTGCTTCATTCTTTGTGTGCGCTGCCTGGTGTATTTCACAAATTGGCACAAATCTTTCCGCCAACGTCATAACTGGAGCCAACGACCTTGTCTCGCTGTTTCCGGAGTACATTAATATCCGTCGGGGAGCAGTGATTATCACAATCATTTCCGGCTGGGTTCTGCAGGCATGGAAAATAGAAAATTCGGCAGCTCAGCTGGTGACTTTTATTTCCGGtctttccagctttttggctcCCATTACTGGCATAATTATTGCCGATTACTGGGTCATAAAAAAGCAGCACCTGGACGTCCCTGCCTTGTATGATCCAAACGGTAGGTACAGTTACTACAAGGGATTCAACTGGCGTGCTGCGCTCGCGTTTCTGACTGGCAATGTGCCGTGTCTTCCAGGCCTGGCATCGGAGGTCGGGAACGTTTCTTTAAATGCTGGTATCTTGGAGTTATGGTACATGTCTTACTTCTATGGGTTCCTCTCATCGTTCACAGTGTACATTGTCGCAAACTACTTTTGGCCGGATAAACGGTCGCAAGTTAGCGAAACAATACACTATATCTTcgaagacgaggaggtCGAAGAGGTAGACATTGTCATTGAGCCGAAATTAAAAAGCTAG
- a CDS encoding putative transporter gives MEKTVDHKESVTSEVSEPDSHLVAKIKNADVTLKFMEEHDAMVGELSPDQEKALYRKLLRRVLVIVFVINLLMFFDKNAMSFSKLLGMWKETHLTQKQYSNVNSLFYAGYLVGQIPGHLIMQRVNLRLFMLAQLLCWVILMFGQLAAKDYPAIAAIRFLLGVTESVVTPCIEHTLAMFFTLKEQEVINPIFWIGTVGVGIPTGFIAYGVNHYKGDVISRWKIYWIINGGLTLLLAIWVAFDYPDNPATYKAFSIEERVHIVRRIKKQSRSSIEEKHFKMYQFSEAIRDPITWFFGLYAFTSMLANNMNFQQQVISTSLGVSNLNSTLITVAQAGYSTVAFLIGSYLLSKFKNSLCYLSVISNIPAIVGGIMAVALPWSNKIGILAGCIIVHTDGFAYILGLCWSQSSSAGYTKRLTRTTVFMIGYGVANIVAPQMWTTGPRYYAAWIVQLVVAWFFSSVLLIWIRVILSRRNKKRLAQLEFDDDGNIISKKNAFVEDGGEDRRKVDVSMLDLTDLENEEFIYPL, from the coding sequence ATGGAGAAAACTGTGGATCATAAGGAGTCTGTTACCAGTGAGGTGTCTGAACCCGACTCTCATCTAGTTgcaaaaattaaaaatgcGGACGTCACGTTGAAGTTTATGGAAGAGCACGATGCTATGGTGGGAGAGCTCTCGCCAGACCAGGAAAAAGCATTGTATCGCAAGCTTTTGCGTAGAGTGCTTGTTATTGTGTTTGTCATCAACCTGCTAATGTTTTTCGATAAGAATGCAATGTCGTTTTCGAAACTCTTGGGAATGTGGAAAGAGACGCACCTGACTCAAAAACAATATAGTAATGTCAACTCTCTTTTCTACGCAGGCTACTTGGTTGGACAAATACCTGGACATCTTATCATGCAGAGAGTGAATCTGAGACTCTTCATGCTCGCTCAATTGTTATGCTGGGTAATACTTATGTTCGGTCAATTGGCAGCCAAGGACTACCCTGCTATTGCAGCTATCAGATTTCTTCTAGGTGTGACAGAAAGCGTGGTTACGCCATGTATTGAACATACTCTTGCAATGTTTTTCACTTTGAAAGAACAGGAAGTTATCAATCCAATTTTCTGGATTGGCACGGTTGGCGTTGGTATCCCGACTGGCTTTATTGCTTATGGTGTCAACCATTACAAGGGAGATGTTATTAGCAGGTGGAAGATCTACTGGATCATCAACGGTGGGCTAACACTTTTATTGGCAATTTGGGTTGCTTTTGACTATCCCGACAACCCTGCGACGTATAAAGCCTTTTCCATAGAGGAAAGGGTCCATATTGTCAGACGAATCAAAAAGCAGTCGAGATCGTCAATTGAAGAGAAACATTTCAAGATGTATCAGTTTTCGGAAGCTATAAGAGATCCAATCACTTGGTTTTTCGGCTTGTACGCATTCACGAGCATGCTTGCTAATAACAtgaatttccagcagcaagTTATCTCAACGTCGTTGGGCGTGTCCAATTTGAACTCTACTTTGATTACCGTTGCTCAAGCGGGCTACAGTACAGTGGCATTCTTGATCGGATCATATCTGCTTTCgaagttcaaaaactcgCTTTGTTATCTGTCTGTCATATCGAATATTCCAGCTATTGTTGGAGGCATCATGGCAGTTGCACTTCCTTGGTCAAACAAAATTGGCATCCTTGCAGGTTGCATAATTGTGCATACAGATGGATTTGCCTACATCCTTGGACTCTGCTGGTCTCAGTCCTCCTCAGCAGGTTATACGAAAAGATTGACCAGAACAACGGTGTTCATGATTGGCTATGGTGTGGCCAATATAGTTGCTCCCCAGATGTGGACTACCGGGCCGAGATATTATGCAGCATGGATAGTTCAATTGGTCGTTGCCTGGTTCTTCAGTTCTGTGCTTTTGATATGGATAAGAGTTATTCTGTCGCgcagaaacaaaaagagaTTAGCTCAACTGGAGTTCGATGACGATGGAAACATAAtcagcaaaaaaaatgcgTTTGTTGAGGATGGAGGAGAAGACCGCAGAAAAGTTGATGTCTCGATGCTGGATTTGACGGACCTGGAAAATGAAGAATTTATATATCCTTTATAG
- a CDS encoding putative NADPH-dependent methylglyoxal reductase GRP2, giving the protein MSVLITGANGFIASHIVDTLLNSGYTVIGTARSESKFEPLLGEFKKKYPNGNLSYEVVSDITAEGAFDDLLKKHPEIKYVLHTASPFSFGHDKSFEEAYFKPAVEGTKNVLKSIKRYAPQVTNVVVTSSFAAIQRFTPNYVKYTNQDWNPMKLEECKNEIEAYCASKTHAEKAAWDFVKNEKPNFKLTTVNPPYVFGPQVFDSAVSKTLNTSNELINRVVKTPPTDELVSQPSGLGVDVRDVAKFHQLAFEKESAVGTRLFIVSGHFTGQTILNILNKHLPNEKLAVGAPEKDNATGLVGYGIENVLESVGGYEFISLEKSIVDAASQYLKKFGSFKQVE; this is encoded by the coding sequence ATGTCTGTGCTTATTACCGGTGCTAATGGATTTATTGCTTCCCATATCGTCGATACCCTGCTAAACTCTGGCTATACTGTCATTGGTACTGCCAGATCTGAGTCCAAGTTCGAACCACTTCTCGGCgaattcaagaaaaagTACCCTAATGGTAACCTCTCCTATGAGGTTGTGTCCGACATCACTGCTGAGGGTGCTTTTGACGATTTGCTGAAGAAACACCCCGAGATCAAGTACGTGCTCCACACTGCCTCGCCTTTTTCTTTCGGCCACGACAAATCTTTCGAGGAGGCCTACTTCAAGCCTGCTGTTGAAGGCACTAAAAACGTTCTCAAGTCGATTAAAAGATACGCTCCTCAGGTCACCAATGTGGTCGTCACTTCCTCGTTTGCGGCAATCCAGAGATTTACCCCTAACTACGTCAAGTACACGAACCAGGACTGGAACCCAATGAAACTTGAAGAATGCAAAAACGAGATTGAGGCATACTGCGCATCCAAAACTCACGCCGAGAAGGCTGCGTGGGACTTTGTTAAGAACGAGAAGCCAAATTTCAAGCTCACAACCGTCAATCCACCATACGTCTTTGGTCCACAAGTTTTCGACTCTGCTGTCAGCAAGACTCTGAACACATCCAACGAACTGATCAATAGGGTCGTCAAGACACCACCAaccgacgagctggtcagcCAGCCATCCGGCTTGGGAGTTGACGTCAGAGACGTTGCAAAGTTCCACCAACTAGCCTTTGAGAAGGAGTCGGCTGTCGGAACTCGGCTGTTTATTGTTTCTGGCCACTTCACAGGACAGACCATCCTGAATATCCTCAACAAGCACCTCCCAAACGAAAAGCTTGCTGTGggtgctccagaaaagGACAACGCTACAGGACTGGTTGGCTACGGTATTGAAAACGTGCTTGAATCTGTCGGTGGCTACGAGTTTATCTCATTGGAGAAATCGATTGTCGACGCTGCATCACAGTATCTGAAGAAGTTTGGCAGCTTCAAACAGGTAGAGTAA
- a CDS encoding Lactam utilization protein lamB has protein sequence MAKIPEALAGSPEVNNKYMDKYEIVCDMGEGFGKWKMGPDEELMPLIDVANIACGFHAGDFNIMAKMVKLAKKYDVKVGSHPGLPDLLGFGRRRFAIPPDEIFNLVMYQTGALKAFLDAEGMPLNHIKPHGELYFYVERDEEVMRAVLRAAQIFKVPVVGAKNAHYEKVAKEMGVDLIQELYLDVDWSADGKLVPPALSRAKNPSIIYNDLVEVAETDELSCVSGEKIKFNFGETPFMLCLHSDMPTALGNVTEARKAIDEINKKRGFPVKKSY, from the coding sequence ATGGCCAAAATACCAGAAGCTCTTGCGGGATCACCCGAGGTGAACAATAAGTACATGGACAAGTATGAGATTGTCTGCGACATGGGAGAAGGCTTTGGAAAATGGAAAATGGGCCCCGATGAGGAGCTTATGCCGTTAATCGACGTCGCCAACATCGCGTGCGGATTCCACGCGGGCGACTTCAACATCATGGCCAAGATGGTCAAGCTTGCCAAGAAATACGACGTCAAGGTCGGCTCGCATCCAGGTCTGCCTGACCTGCTTGGTTTCGGAAGACGGAGGTTTGCCATTCCACCAGACGAAATCTTCAACTTGGTCATGTACCAGACAGGCGCTCTAAAGGCGTTTTTGGATGCCGAGGGCATGCCACTTAACCACATCAAGCCGCATGGAGAACTCTACTTCTACGTGGAGcgcgacgaggaggtgaTGAGAGCGGTTTTACGGGCAGCACAGATCTTCAAAGTTCCTGTGGTCGGAGCCAAAAACGCACACTACGAGAAAGTCGCCAAGGAGATGGGCGTCGATCTCATCCAAGAGCTGTACCTTGACGTTGATTGGTCTGCTGACGGAAAACTTGTCCCTCCTGCCCTCTCCAGAGCTAAAAACCCATCTATCATATACAACGACCTGGTGGAAGTGGCCGAGACGGATGAACTCTCATgcgtttctggagaaaaaatcaaatttaATTTCGGTGAGACCCCATTCATGCTTTGTTTGCACTCAGACATGCCTACGGCCCTTGGAAATGTGACAGAGGCCAGAAAGGCTATTGATGAGATTAATAAGAAAAGAGGATTTCCTGTGAAGAAAAGTTACTAG